The following coding sequences are from one Triticum aestivum cultivar Chinese Spring chromosome 5A, IWGSC CS RefSeq v2.1, whole genome shotgun sequence window:
- the LOC123106639 gene encoding uncharacterized protein: MGKFVRQCDMEVMKMAMLKHEETFRQQVHELHRLYRIQTQLMGADLSTRRQPRRRGNKQPRRALNLQLPADEYIVGAADEDDDGCGTGAELELTLAVGGRRTGSGTARKNNVSKRGQAKHDGAGGFSSPFASDCSGGTSLSSSPPSSAEYSESAFGVALHGGYPGVAAPPPCQRAMTFDLGVAEAMKQHQSPWQLVQCQYLSLRMT; encoded by the exons ATGGGCAAGTTTGTGAGGCAATGTGACATGGAGGTCATGAAGATGGCCATGCTCAAGCATGAGGAGACCTTCAGGCAACAG GTTCACGAGCTGCACCGCCTGTACCGCATCCAGACACAGCTCATGGGGGCCGACCTCAGCACCCGCCGGCAGCCGCGGCGGCGCGGCAACAAGCAGCCACGCCGGGCGCTCAACCTGCAGCTCCCCGCCGACGAGTACATCGTTGGCGCCGCcgacgaggacgacgacggctgCGGCACCGGGGCTGAGCTGGAACTGACGCTCGCCGTGGGAGGGAGGAGGACCGGCTCCGGCACCGCCCGCAAGAACAACGTTAGCAAGAGAGGACAGGCCAAACACGACGGCGCCGGCGGCTTCTCCTCCCCCTTCGCTTCCGACTGCTCCGGGGGCACGAGCCtttcgtcgtcgccgccgtcgtcggccGAGTACTCGGAGAGCGCCTTCGGGGTTGCGCTCCACGGCGGTTACCCGGGGGTGGCGGCACCGCCGCCGTGCCAGAGAGCCATGACGTTCGACCTCGGCGTGGCGGAGGCGATGAAGCAGCACCAGTCGCCCTGGCAGCTGGTGCAGTGCCAGTACCTCAGCCTCAGGATGACATGA